The sequence ACAGCACCCTGGCCGCGTCCAGGCGGCGCCGCAGGTAGGTCGACGGCGAGCCGTCCGGGCGCAGCCCCGCGCCGAGCACCAGCGCGACGGGCGTCTCCTCGACCGTCTCCAGCGTCCGCAGGTGCGCCTGGCCGACGGCCTGGACCCACGCGAACGGCACGAGCAGGAGGACGACGAGCGCCGCGGCAATCCCGAGGCCCCACCGCCACCGGCGCCCGCGGCCCTGTGGGGTCGGGTCGGCCGGGCGGTCGAGCGCCACGTCGACCCCGTCGCCCACGTCAGCCCGCACGACCCCAGCGTAGTGACCCCCCAGCCCCCACCCGCCCCCCACCCGCCCCCACCCCACCCGGTCCCCACCCCACCTGGTCCCCACCCGCGAGCGCGGACGATGCGGGCCGAACGCGGACGTCGAGCGACCGCGTTCGGCGCGCGACGTCCGCGCTCGCGGGGCTGGACGGGTGGGGTGCGGGCAGGAGCCCCGCATGAGAGGTCTCTCATGCGGGGCTCCTGGGCGGCTCATGTGGCGCGCCGACCGTGGTCGGTGTCGCGGACGGACCGCGGCACCGATCGAGGAGGAACCACCATGCGCACGCTTCCCCGCTCCGTCTGGATCGTCTCCGGCACGCTGAGCGTCGTCGTGGTCGCCGGGGGCAGCGCCCTGGCGGCGACGAGCACGCCGACGAGCCCGGCCCCGACCAGCACGACGAGCACCGCCCCGGCCAGCACGCCGAGCACGCCCGACCCCGCGGTCACGCCCACGCCGTCCGGGACCCCCTCGGCGAGCGCGACGCCCTCCGCGTCCGCCACCCCGTCGCCGCGCGCGAGCGACCCGTCGCGGACGCACGACTCGTCGGCGGTCACCAGCGTCACCGCGCGCACCGCGGCGACGCCGAGCACGCCGAGCACGCCGAGCACGGCCAGCACGTCCAGCACGTCCAGCACCGCGGCCACGTCCGCCACGCCCGCCACGGCGGCGACGCCCGCGACGCCCTCGACCCCGGCGAGCGCCGTCACGCCCGTGACGCCCGCCAGCCCGGTCACCGCGGCCAGCCTCGTGACGCCGCCGAGCCCCGTCACACCCGCCAGCCCCGTCACGCCCGCCAGCCCGGTCACGTCCGCCAGCCCGGTGACCCCGGCGACGCCCGCCTCGCCCGTGAGCGCGCCGAGCGCCGACGACTGACCGGTCCCCGGACCGACCTCGCCCGCCCCCGCACCCTGATCGGAGCGCGATGACCACCCTCCTGGACGAGCCCGCCGCCCTCGCGGTGCTCACCTCCCCGGACGTCGGCGACCTGCTCGGCGCGGCGCTCGCGACCGTGGGCGACCGCCTCGCCGCGGGCTCGTCGTGGCGCGTCGACGCCGTGCACCACCGGCCCGGCGACGGCGTGAGCGTCGGCTACGCGGTGTCGACGGCGGCGGGGCGCCAGGAGTACCTGCTCGCCTCGTCGTCCCGGTCCTGCCCGCGGGACGTACCGGGCACGCTCGTCGCGCGGGGACCGGCGGGCGAGGTCGTGGTCTGGCGGCACCCGCAGGACCCGCTCCTCCCCGCGCTGGGCCGCGCGTGCGACCCCGCGCTCCTGGCGCCCGCGCTGCCCGGTGCGGGGCCGGTCACCGCGCTGCGGCTCGTCGGGTACCGCCCGCTGCGGCGCGCGGTCGTGCGCGCCGAGCGGGACGGCGTGACCTGGTTCGTCAAGGTCCTGCGGCCGGCGGACGGGAACGCCGCCGACGTCGTCGCCCGGCACCGGCTGCTGGCGGCCGCCGGCGTCCCGGTGCCGCCCGTGGCACGCGCGGACGACGACGGCCTCGTGGTGCTGCACGCGCTGCCGGGCGTCCCGTTGCTCGACGCCGTCGTCGCGGGGCGGGCCCCCGCGCTCGCGGACGTCCTGGCCGTCGTCGGGGCGTTCCCGGAGGCCGTCCGTGACCTGCCGGTGCGTCGGCCGTGGTCGGCCCGGGCGCGGGCGTACGGCGACGCGCTCGCGGTGCGTCCGGCGCTGGGCGAGCGGGCACGGGCGGTGGCCGCGTCGGTGCGGTCGGGCCTGCGCCGCACGGACGCCGGCCCCGTCGTCGCGACGCACGGCGACCTGCACGAGGGGCAGCTCCTCGTCGACGACGCGGGGCGGCCGACGGGCCTGCTGGACGTGGACACCGCCGGCCCCGGACGCCTGGTGGACGACGTCGCGTGCCTGCTGGCGCACCTGCGCGCGGTGTCGCCCCCGACGCGCGAGGTCGAGGCGACCGCGGCGCGGTGGAGCGCCGAGGCGGGCGCGTTCGTCGATCCCGACGCGCTGCGGGTGCGCGTCGCCGGGGTGCTGCTGTCGCTGGCCGCGGGTGCGCTCCCGGTCGGGCCGTCGACCGCGCCCGACGAGGCCGAGCGGCTGCTCGCCGCCGCCGAGGGCGCGCTGGGCTGACGGGCCGGCAGGTGGTCCTCAGCCCTCGAACCGGTACCCCACGCCCCGCACCGTGCTGATCAGCTCCGCGCCGAGCTTGGTGCGCAGGTAGCGCACGTACACGTCGACGACGTTGGACGCCGGGTCGAAGTCGTAGCCCCAGACCCGGGACAGGAGCTGCTCACGGGACAGCGCGGTGCCGGCGTTGCGCAGGAACGTCTCCGCGAGCGCGAACTCGCGCGCCGAGAGCTCGACGACGCGCCCGTCGACGGTCGCGCGGTGCGAGCGCAGGTCGAGCACGACGGCGCCACGGCGCAGGACCGTCGGGTCGTCGGCCGCGTCCTGCTCGGTGCGCAGCCGCAGCCGCACGCGGGCGAGCAGCTCCTCGAAGCGGAACGGCTTGGCCATGTAGTCGTCGGCGCCGCCCTCCAGCCCGGCGACCGTGTCCTCGACCGAGCTGCGCGCGGTGAGGATGATCACCGGCAGGCGCGAGCCCGCGGCGCGCACCCGGCGCAGCACGTCGAAGCCGTCACCGTCGGGCAGGCCGATGTCCAGGACCATGAGGTCCACGTCGCCGCCCAGCGCGAGGTCGAGGGCCTCGCGAGCGGTGCCGACGACCGTCGGCGCGAACCCGGCCGCCCGGAGCCCCTTCGCGACGAACGACGCGATCCGCGCCTCGTCCTCGACCACCAGGATGCCGCTCACGCTCGTGCCCTCTCGTCGTGCTCGTCGTCCTCCGGCTCGTCCTCGTCGTCGCCCGGGACGGGCGCGGCCGGGACGGCGACGACGAACGTCGACCCGACCCCCGGCGTGGAGGACACCTCGACGTCCCCGCCGTGCCCGCGCGCGATCGCCGCGACGATCGCGAGGCCCAGCCCCGCCCCCTCGGTGCCCGCCGCCGAGCCGGAGCGCTCGAACCGCTCGAAGACGCGCGCCTGGTCCACGGGGGAGATGCCCACGCCCTCGTCGCGCACCCAGAGCCGCAGCGTGCCGTCGGCGACGGCCGAGCCGAGCGTGATCGTCGACCCGTCGGCGGAGAACTTCACCGCGTTGCTCGCGAGCTGCAGCCACGCCTGCGTGAGCCGGCGCGGGTCGACCAGGCACCGGGCGTCGGCGCGCTTGTCGACCCGCCACGTCCGCGGACCCAGGCCCGTCGCCTTGTCCACCACCTCGTCGGTCAGCACGCCGACGTCGGTCGGCGCCGGCCGGACGAAGCCCTGGCGGTCCGCGACCGCCAGGACCAGCAGGTCGTCGACCAGCAGCCG is a genomic window of Cellulomonas fulva containing:
- a CDS encoding phosphotransferase family protein, whose translation is MTTLLDEPAALAVLTSPDVGDLLGAALATVGDRLAAGSSWRVDAVHHRPGDGVSVGYAVSTAAGRQEYLLASSSRSCPRDVPGTLVARGPAGEVVVWRHPQDPLLPALGRACDPALLAPALPGAGPVTALRLVGYRPLRRAVVRAERDGVTWFVKVLRPADGNAADVVARHRLLAAAGVPVPPVARADDDGLVVLHALPGVPLLDAVVAGRAPALADVLAVVGAFPEAVRDLPVRRPWSARARAYGDALAVRPALGERARAVAASVRSGLRRTDAGPVVATHGDLHEGQLLVDDAGRPTGLLDVDTAGPGRLVDDVACLLAHLRAVSPPTREVEATAARWSAEAGAFVDPDALRVRVAGVLLSLAAGALPVGPSTAPDEAERLLAAAEGALG
- a CDS encoding response regulator transcription factor; this translates as MSGILVVEDEARIASFVAKGLRAAGFAPTVVGTAREALDLALGGDVDLMVLDIGLPDGDGFDVLRRVRAAGSRLPVIILTARSSVEDTVAGLEGGADDYMAKPFRFEELLARVRLRLRTEQDAADDPTVLRRGAVVLDLRSHRATVDGRVVELSAREFALAETFLRNAGTALSREQLLSRVWGYDFDPASNVVDVYVRYLRTKLGAELISTVRGVGYRFEG